The DNA region GCCGCCTTTGCCAACCTGCAATTAACAACCAAGTAAACCTTTaatcaatttcaacaaaccacagAACAAAAATACACTGGCAACATGACACTGGTAAACATTACAGacttaaaactattttttttatctaattcAAGCTTTGCAAACAAAAAATGCATAGAACCTGGTATTTTTTAATTGAATCATCATCATAAAACTGGACAAACCTGCATGCACGGTCAGGAGAATTGAGAATTTCATAGTAGAATACAGAGAAGTTAAGAGCAAGACCCAAGCGAATGGGGTGTGTGGGCTGAAGATCTGTCATTGCAATATCACTAGCAGCTTTGTAAGCAACCAAACTGTTTTCTGCAGCCTCCTTCCTGTCGTTTCCTGTGGCAAACTCAGCAAGATACCTGTGGTAGTCGCCCTTCCTGTAGCATCAAAGGggataaggtctgtttacactcAGAAATAAACTTGTAACCTCAATACACCGCATATGATGCAATGGTGAATATTGAATTGGAAAAACTGGTTCATACATTTTGTAGTAGAAGACCTTCGACTCTCCTGAATTTGCGGCAGGAATTAAATGCTTGTCCAATACGTCGAGGATGTCATTGCAGATTGACTTCAACTCGGTCTCAACCTGTACATGAGAATGTAAGTTAAACACTGAACAAATTCAATTTTTTTCCAAATTCAAGTTTTAGAGAGCTTGAGTTTGTGTCACACATTACCATTTGCCTATATTCCCGAATCATTTTCAATTTGTCCTCTCCACCTTTATTTTCCTCTTTCTGCTCGATACTACTGATTATCCTCCATGACGCTCTTCTTGCTCCGATTACATTCTTGTAGGCCACCGAGAGGAGATTTCTCTCTTCAACCGTTAGTTCGACATCCATCCCGGCCACCTTTTTCATGGAGTCAACCATTTCTGGAAAGATAAATTGAAATCGAATTTACCTGAATGGAATCATGGCCAGGACTGCATTAATAAGTGGCCGGAGAGCAGTTTGAGTTCATGCCAACAATGGATGATAAGGTCTGTTACATCATCACAAAGTAAAGGATCTACGCaactgtttgatttatttatcaTACAGTCATACAGATAATAAACCTTACTAAAACTGTCCATTAACATTCGGGTTATGGAGTCAATATTCAatttacaaaacactgtgcatgTACTTCTGTAATGATCGTAATAGATAAGGCATTACACAGTGCACCACATTATTGTCTGTTGTACATGAGGCAATTAACTCTTTAGAGACCATATACAGGGTTAATAGCTGATGTGATAcgatgtttattaaaaaaaaaaacaagacaattatAAAGGTTGGGTTTTAACGTATAACATATATCTAACTGATCTACTAACCTACTTGAGCAAATTGCTGTGATTGTCaaaaaacatcaggaaaaaTCTCTGAGCACACACACGCTAGTCGGTAATGAAATCTCACTGCAAAGCTACTGTATCTCCGCTTACGAAGCATTCGTTGCTTTACTGTAGTACAGCTGCTAACTTAACCCTTAAAGTGACGGTGTCTCAAAACGTGACAGCATTTTTGGGAATTATAGTTCATCGCGCCAATAACACCCAAAAATGCTAAGTAGACTGCTCGCTAGGTTTTTGAGACACCTCCGTTCATAATGCGTTGCGGACGTTAAGGCACAAAAAGACAGTACTTATCGCGAAATAAATATTTTCCCTAGTTGTTCGTGTCGATTGAGATAGTTGTTAACTAACATACAAAGCGTCATTCGTCTACATGAGGCCATAAGACTGCAGCCACCCCCTCCGCCATGGCTAGCAACAGCTTGCCTCACCCACTAACTCTCCGCCATTTTGTCTCCTCAAAAAAAACGTCTCCATCTTCATAAACCATTCTGCAGTTACCCCAATATCGCATCGTTACAATAATCGTTAGATATGAAAAATAACACtagaaaaatgtaaaagaagACGAGGTTGTCATTTATAGACTGCGCGATCTTTTAATAGCTAAATAAGCCAGCT from Paramisgurnus dabryanus chromosome 8, PD_genome_1.1, whole genome shotgun sequence includes:
- the ywhae1 gene encoding tyrosine 3-monooxygenase/tryptophan 5-monooxygenase activation protein, epsilon polypeptide 1 isoform X2, with the protein product MGDRDDLVYQAKLAEQAERYDEMVDSMKKVAGMDVELTVEERNLLSVAYKNVIGARRASWRIISSIEQKEENKGGEDKLKMIREYRQMVETELKSICNDILDVLDKHLIPAANSGESKVFYYKMKGDYHRYLAEFATGNDRKEAAENSLVAYKAASDIAMTDLQPTHPIRLGLALNFSVFYYEILNSPDRACRLAKAAFDDAIAELDTLSEESYKDSTLIMQLLRDNLTLWTSDMQGEDS
- the ywhae1 gene encoding tyrosine 3-monooxygenase/tryptophan 5-monooxygenase activation protein, epsilon polypeptide 1 isoform X1; the encoded protein is MGDRDDLVYQAKLAEQAERYDEMVDSMKKVAGMDVELTVEERNLLSVAYKNVIGARRASWRIISSIEQKEENKGGEDKLKMIREYRQMVETELKSICNDILDVLDKHLIPAANSGESKVFYYKMKGDYHRYLAEFATGNDRKEAAENSLVAYKAASDIAMTDLQPTHPIRLGLALNFSVFYYEILNSPDRACRLAKAAFDDAIAELDTLSEESYKDSTLIMQLLRDNLTLWTSDMQGEGEEPNKETLEDVDDENQ